A section of the Prochlorococcus sp. MIT 1341 genome encodes:
- the pyrH gene encoding UMP kinase, translated as MTYKRVLLKLSGEALMGDKPYGIDPAIVQSIAEDVSKVVDQGTQLAIVVGGGNIFRGLKGSAEGMDRATADYVGMLATVMNAITLQDGLERTGVPTRVQTAIEMQAVAEPYIRRRAIRHLEKGRVVVFGGGCGNPFFTTDTTAALRAAEINADVVFKATKVDGVYDRDPKCFPEAIRYEKLTYQEVLSKELGVMDGTAIALCKDNDIPIVVFDLFEPNNIAKAVSGQQVGSRISNNC; from the coding sequence ATGACGTACAAACGTGTCCTACTCAAACTCAGTGGTGAAGCCCTAATGGGTGATAAACCATATGGGATTGACCCAGCAATAGTCCAGTCAATCGCTGAAGACGTGTCAAAAGTGGTTGATCAAGGGACCCAACTAGCCATAGTCGTTGGGGGTGGCAATATCTTCAGGGGGTTAAAAGGCTCTGCTGAAGGCATGGACCGAGCCACAGCTGACTATGTTGGGATGTTAGCCACTGTGATGAATGCAATAACCCTGCAGGATGGATTGGAAAGAACTGGTGTACCCACTCGAGTGCAAACTGCTATCGAGATGCAAGCCGTTGCAGAGCCTTACATACGCAGACGTGCAATTCGTCATTTAGAAAAAGGAAGAGTCGTAGTATTTGGAGGAGGATGTGGAAACCCCTTTTTTACAACTGACACCACAGCTGCCCTTAGAGCTGCAGAAATCAATGCTGATGTTGTTTTCAAAGCGACCAAGGTTGACGGAGTCTATGACCGAGACCCTAAATGTTTTCCGGAGGCAATTCGCTATGAGAAACTCACCTATCAAGAAGTCCTCAGCAAAGAACTAGGAGTAATGGATGGGACAGCTATAGCCCTTTGTAAAGACAACGACATCCCAATAGTCGTATTTGATCTTTTCGAGCCGAATAACATTGCAAAAGCAGTATCAGGACAACAAGTAGGTTCTCGTATCAGCAACAACTGCTGA